GACAAAGTCTTCTGCTCAGAAGACCTCTGTTTTGTCCATCCCCACGGGTCCATACATGAGACCTCCATGTTCAAGCCATTGCGAACATGGGAGCTTGACAGCAACAACCTGCCATCATTAGCCCCAGCTGTTTCAGCCAAAGAGCGGCCACCATCTGCTTCCACATTGACACATCTGTTCCTTTTCTGGAAGGCATCATGCTGGTGTGTTTGATCTGTAGCCTTTGAAATTATTTGCATACTTGATGGATCAACAATAATGGCCGTGTTGCCCACCTGGGGAAAGCTCACCCATGCAGAAGTTAACACAAAAATATATGATCTATAACAAAGAACCAGCAAACTAAAATCACATAATATAAATAAGAAAAACAATAGACATCGTATCCTTGCTAGAGTTAATAGAGTATATTGCGCCTtcgcatgagggttgaaaaaggtTCTCAATGAATACTAACaacaatatttagaaaaataataaTGGGAATCAGTAGAGTAATCTAGCAATAAATAAATAGTGCACAATCAGGAGTGGCCACCTCTGATAACTGGATAGCAGTCCTCATGCAATCAAATATTGATGGTAATTCATCCTCTTTAAATCCAGATGAACCACCAGTGCTGCAACATTAAGAGAAAAGTGCATCAGAAAAGCTAACATATGAGTTACGACATGGCATTTACTGTGCTTATAAGTTGCAATTTAAATTGCTTCCAAAGACAATAATCTATATGAGCAATCTTAACTTTCCATCAGAAGTAGAAAACATTCCTATGGGAGGTATGCAGTAATACTGCAAGTTACACATTGCAAATTTATGATTCAATTAGTCAATTGCTTATGACTGATATGTCAAGTTACAATCCTATCCTATTTtcctacttcctccgtcccaaaataagtgtctcaattttatactaactctagtacaaagttgtactaagcttgagacacttattttggaacggagggagtatttttgccTTACAGACCCTCCCTTGAACAGAGTTACACATGCTTGAACCTCTTTCTAGGCTGGGCACAATCTTAGTTGAGAAAGCGGGTTGTTAAGTACTCATACCTAAGGATAGCACTGCCAAGGACCATAACAAGGAATGGAAATCCT
This sequence is a window from Triticum dicoccoides isolate Atlit2015 ecotype Zavitan unplaced genomic scaffold, WEW_v2.0 scaffold172620, whole genome shotgun sequence. Protein-coding genes within it:
- the LOC119344542 gene encoding tRNA-specific adenosine deaminase TAD3-like: MRTAIQLSEVGNTAIIVDPSSMQIISKATDQTHQHDAFQKRNRCVNVEADGGRSLAETAGANDGRLLLSSSHVRNGLNMEVSCMDPWGWTKQRSSEQKTLSSEGGFLWHPLRHAAIVAIENAAERDRMMFHTSTSPTTELDL